A window of the Ipomoea triloba cultivar NCNSP0323 chromosome 14, ASM357664v1 genome harbors these coding sequences:
- the LOC116005191 gene encoding probable E3 ubiquitin-protein ligase BAH1-like 1: MKFCKKYEEYMQGQKQKKLPSVGFKKLKKILKRCRRDLHSHEHSTPHDSSTCPKKCPVCDGTFFPSLLNEMSAVVGCFNERAQKLLDLHLASGFSRCLFWFKGRLYGNHGALSQEGKDLVTYAIINAVAVRKILKKYDKIHYSKQGQAFKSQAQSMHMEILQSPWLCELMAFHINMRETDEASAKKAIIALFGGCSLVLKDGKPSLSCELFDSIKLDLDLTCSICLDTLFDPVSLTCGHFFCYMCACKTASVTIVDGLKAANHTEKCPLCREGGVYEGAVHLEELNMLLSRSCPEYWEERLQYERKERVKQAKEHWESQCRTLMGV, from the exons atgaaattttGCAAGAAATATGAGGAGTACATGCAGGGGCAAAAGCAGAAGAAGCTGCCCAGTGTGGGCTTCAAAAAGCTCAAGAAGATCTTGAAGAGGTGTAGGAGAGACCTGCATTCACATGAACACTCCACCCCTCACGACAGCTCCACTTGCCCCAAGAAGTGCCCAG TGTGTGATGGGACATTTTTCCCTTCACTTCTCAATGAGATGTCTGCAGTGGTGGGGTGTTTCAATGAACGTGCCCAGAAATTGCTGGACTTGCATCTTGCCTCGGGTTTTAGCAGGTGTTTGTTCTGGTTTAAAGGCAGATTATATGGGAACCATGGAGCTTTGAGTCAAGAAGGAAAGGATTTGGTCACTTATGCTATAATCAATGCCGTTGCAGTGCGCAAAATACTCAAGAAATATGACAAG ATTCACTACTCTAAGCAAGGCCAAGCATTCAAGTCCCAAGCGCAGAGTATGCACATGGAGATACTTCAGTCGCCATGGCTGTGTGAGCTTATGGCTTTCCACATTAATATGAGGGAGACTGATGAGGCCAGTGCAAAGAAGGCCATTATTGCTCTCTTTGGTGGCTGTTCTTTAGTACTCAAAGACGGGAAACCATCTCTCTCGTGTGAGCTCTTCGATTCCATCAAGCTTGATCTCGACTTGACTTGTTCTATATGTTTG GATACTCTCTTCGACCCAGTATCCTTAACGTGTGGTCATTTCTTCTGCTACATGTGTGCTTGCAAAACTGCATCAGTGACCATCGTGGATGGGCTTAAGGCAGCAAACCACACTGAAAAATGCCCTCTGTGCCGAGAG GGAGGCGTCTATGAAGGAGCAGTGCATCTCGAGGAGCTTAACATGCTATTAAGCCGAAG TTGTCCCGAGTACTGGGAAGAGCGGCTTCAGTACGAGAGAAAAGAAAGAGTTAAGCAAGCGAAGGAGCACTGGGAATCTCAGTGTCGCACATTAATGGGAGTCTGA